The Pelagibacterium halotolerans B2 nucleotide sequence GAAACCTCGTTATCGCTGTTCCAGACGACCTCGCCGCCCTCCACAGCGTCCGCGAGCATCGTGGCCGCCACGCGCAGGTTCGATTGCTGGTTGTCGTGCGCGGTGCGGGCGATCTCGGATCGCAACTCGCTATCCACGAGCCAGAAAATACTTCCAATCGATAATGCAAGAACCGCGAGAAACAGAAAAACCACCGAAGTGGACAGCTTTATGTTCTTGATACTTGGACGGGAGAATTTCATGGAGCACCTGCAGCGTTTGATACGCAAACAAACAGGTATTAAAATTAAATTTTCATAAAATTCCCACTCGAATACCGCGTTTGTGAGGGCAAAAGCGCAACTATACCGGCAGACTGCTCCATTCTTTGACTTCACGAATACTCAAGTTTGAGTGGATGCGCGCCACACCGGGCAGCCGCGCCACAAGTTCGCGATGCAGCCGCTCGAACGCCGCCGCATCCTGGCAGACGACCCGCAGGATATAGTCGGACTGCCCGGCCATCAGATGGCATTCGAGAATTTCGGGGATGTCACGCACCGCCCGCTCGAACGCCTCGAACGTCTTGTCGGACTGACTGGTCAGCGAAAGCTCGATGAAGAACTGCATCGAAAGGCCCAGTTTCGAGCGATTCAGGACAGCGCGATATCCGGCGACAAACCCACGCTCCTCGAGCGCCTTGAGCCGTCTGTGACAGGCCGAAGCCGAGAGCCCCACCCGGTCTCCCAATTCCACCATCGATTGCGCGGAATCCGCCTGGATGAACCGCAGGATTTTGCGGTCGATTTCATCAATGGGCAATTTCATCACGCATTCCGTCTCTTTGGCGCAATACCATCCCGTATCTCTAAATAATTGCTGCGCAATCTGCAACGCTACTGTGCCCAAGCGGCGTTACACTGTCATCTTCACAAGAAGAGGAGATCGACATGCGTATCGGCGTGCCGAGAGAAATCAAGAACCATGAATATCGGGTCGGCCTGACCCCGGAAAGCGCCGCCGAACTGAGCGCTGCAGGCCATGAAGTTCTTGTCGAGACCGGTGCCGGCGCCGGGATCGGCGCCACCGACGCGGCATACGAGGCCGCCGGTGCCAAAATCGCCCCCGATGCCGGGGCCGTCTTTTCGAAAAGCGAAATGATCGTCAAGGTCAAGGAACCGCAGGCCGCCGAGCGCGCCATGCTTTCCGATGGCCAGATCCTGTTTACCTATCTTCACCTCGCCCCCGATCCGCAACAGACCGCGGACCTCGTGAGATCGGGCGCCGTCTGCATTGCCTATGAGACGGTGACCGACCCGGCCGGCAGCCTGCCCCTGCTCAAGCCCATGAGCCAGGTGGCCGGGCGCATGTCCATTCAGGCCGGCGCGACGGCGCTGGAAAAATCCCATGGCGGACGCGGCGTGTTGCTGGGCGGCGTTCCCGGCGTTCACCCGGCCAAGGTGGCCGTGCTGGGCGGTGGCGTCGTGGGCTTTCACGCCGCGCAGATGGCCGTGGGCATGCAGGCCGATGTGACAATTTTAGACAAGAGCCCCGCAGCGCTCGAACGCCTCTCGAACCATTTCGGCGCTTCGGCCCGCGTGCTCTATTCCAATCGCGCGGCGGTCGCGACCGCCATAGCCGAGGCCGATCTGGTGATCGGGGCCGTGCTGGTGCCCGGTGCGGCGGCACCCAAACTGGTGACGCGGGACATGCTGGCCACAATGCAGCCCGGCGCGGTGCTTGTCGATGTGGCCATCGATCAGGGCGGCTGTTTTGAAACCTCAAGGCCCACGACCCATGCCGACCCCACCTATGTGGTCGACGATATCGTCCATTATTGCGTGGCCAACATGCCCGGCGGGGTGGCGCGTACATCCACCTATGCCCTCAACAACGTCACCCTGCCCTTCGCTTTGGCGCTGGCCAACAAGGGCTGGAAAAAGGCGCTGGCCGACGACACCCATCTGCGCAACGGGCTGAACGTGGCGCATGGGGCCGTGACCTGCGAACCCGTCGCCGAGGTTCTGGGGTATGAGTACCGGCCGGCCGAGGAAGTGGTTGCGGGCTAGAGCGTGTCCAGCAAAAGTGGAAACGGTTTTGCGGTTCGGACACGCGATAAAACAAAGGCTTAGAGCCAAGGATTTGATTCAATCAAATCCTGAGCGGGTCTAGTCTGGCTTTTTGGGCATGCGATGCACCGGATTCCGGCAATAAATGCCGGAATGGCAATTGAGTACGAAACGCTCCGTCCTCACTCAACCTGCTGGCCTCCGGGACTTGTTCCCAGGGTCCAGCAGCATCTCCAAAATCGACAAACGCAAGTTTGGCCACAATCGAATGAGGAGCGATTCACGATTTTCCGTTGGCATGCGCCAGAATGACGACGCTGCGCGGTGGCAATGTCAGCCTTGCGTTCTCGATGACGATCTCGGCATCGATCGCCGAAACCAGCGCGACCTCGAAATTGAGTCCCTGTTCGGGTGGCAGGACGACCTCGATTTCCTCGCGCAGCCTGTTGAACCAGGCCAGCAAGATCTCGCCCTCCTCGTGCAGGAACATCCCCAAAACGCCGGAATCCGGTCGGTTCCAGTCGTCTTCGGTCATTTCCGCCCCGTCCGCGCGGACCCACATGACGTCCTTGAACCCGTCAGATTTCTCCCCTGTCAGGAACTTGTCGCTCCTGAAGGCCGGGTGATTGCGGCGCATGTCGGAAAGGCCGGCGACGAAATTGACGAGGTCGCCATCGGCGTTTTCCCAGTCCAGCCAGGTGATCTCATTGTCCTGGGCATAGGCGTTGTTGTTGCCGCCCTGGCTGCGCCCGAACTCGTCGCCGGCCGTTAACATGAGTGAGCCATGCGAGACGAAAAGCGTGGCCAGTAAAGCTCTTACGTCATTTCTGCGCGCCGTGTTGATCGCCTCGTCATCGGTCTCACCCTCGGCGCCGTTGTTCCAGGAATAATTGGCGTTGTGCCCGTCGCGATTGTCCTCGCCATTGGCGTCGTTGTGCTTGTTTTCGTAGGCAACCAGGTCGGCCAGCGTGAACCCGTCATGGGCGGCAAGGAAATTGACGCTGGCCGAGGGCTTGCGCCCGTCATGGTTGAATTGGTCGGCCGAGCCGGCCAGCTTTCCCGCCAATGCCCCGATCATGTGGTCCTCGCCACGCCAGAATTTGCGCACCGTGTCGCGGTACTGGTCGTTCCATTCGATGAACGGCTCGCCGAACTGGCCGACATGATAGCCCCCCGGACCGGGATCCCACGGCTCGGCGATCAACAGGCAGTCCTTGAGGATGTCGTCGGTCCTGATGCGTTCGAGCAGTTCGGCATCGCGCGAGAACCCGTCCAGCGACCGCCCCAGAACCGTCGCCAGGTCGAACCGGAACCCCGCGATCCCGAATTCGGTCACCCAATAGCGTAGACTGTCGATCACAAGGTCCTGCACCGCCGGATGGTCGCAGCGCAGCGTGTTGCCGGTGCCCGCATCATTGACCAGTTCCATCGCCCCATCGACTTCGACATGGCGGTAATAGGTCAGTGCATCGAGCCCCTTCATCGAAATGACCGGCCCCTGGGAATCCCCTTCGCCCGTGTGGTTGTAAACCACGTCGAGCACCACCCTGATCCCCGCTTCGCGATAGGTCTCGACCATATGCCGCAACGATTGCGGCCCGCGCGGGATGATGCGCGGATCGGTGGCGAAATAGGTGATGGGGTTATACCCCCACACATTGGTCAGCCCCAGCGAGGGCAGGTGCCCGTCATCGATCCACCCGGCGATCGGCATCAGTTCGACCACATCCACCCCCATATGCCTGAGGTGATCGACGACATACCCCGTCGTCATCCCCGCCAGCGTTCCCCGCAGCGGTCCCTGCACCGAAGGGTGGCGCATGGTGAAGGGGCGGACATTGAGCTCGTAGATCAGGTGCGGACGGCTCGTATCGGGCTCCCAGAGCGGCTCGCGCACCGGCCCCTGCACCAGCGCCTTGGGCACCAGAGGGGCGGTATCGACCGATTCATCGCGCGCCAGCCGCAATTTCGGGCTGCGCACGAACGTCCTGTCGATGCGCCGCGCGTAAGGATCGACCAGAAGCTTGTTGGGATCGAAATAATAGCCCTGCGCCGGATCGTACCGCCCGTCGGCGCGCAGCCCGTAGCTGGCATTTTCGCCGATCCCCGCCACATGCCCCGACCAGCGATTGGCTTGGTCACGGGTGAGCTCGATCCGGTCGGTTTCCTCGTCCTGACTGTCGAACAGGCACACCCAGATCTTTTCGGCGGTCTCTGAATAGACCCCGAAATCCACACCGGCATCGGTCACCGTCGCGCCGAGCGGCGCGGGTGAGGCAGGCTGCTTGTCTCGTGACATTTGGGGACTTTCCGTCAGGTTATGACCGTTGGAGCATCGCGGCCGGTACGGGCCTTGATCTCGGCGACAGCATCGGCCAGTGCGATCAGGTCGGCAAGAGCCTCCTGGGTATCCCTGTCATGCGTGCCGTCGCCGGGCTCGAACCGCTCGATGTAAACCCGTAAAGTCGCCCCGACCGTTCCGGTTCCCGACAGCCGGAAGACGATGCGCGAACCGTCATCGAACCCGATGCGCAACCCCTGTCCCGTGGCGGTCGAGCCGTCCACCGGGTCGTTATAGGAAAAATCGTCGGCAAGGATCACCTTGCGCCCGTCCAACCCGTTGGCGAGCAGGCCCGGAAGCTTGGTGCGCAGATCGGTCATCAGCGCGCGGGCATCGTCGGCATCGACCTCTTCGTAATCGTGCCGCGAATAATAATTGCGCCCATAGGTCGCCCAATGCTCGCGCACGATCTCGTCGACGCCCTGCTTGCGCGAAGCGAGAATGTTGAGCCAGAGCAGCACGGCCCACAGCCCGTCCTTTTCGCGCACATGATCCGATCCCGTCCCGGCGCTTTCCTCGCCGCAGATGGTCACCTGCCCGGCATCGAGCAGATTGCCGAAAAATTTCCAGCCCGTGGGCGTCTCGTAAAGCGCGATCCCCAGCCTTTGCGCCACCCGGTCGGCCGCCGCGCTGGTCGGCATCGAGCGGGCGATACCCGCCAGCCCGTTGCTGTATCCGGGCGCGAGATGGGCGTTGGCGGCCAAGAGCGCCAGCGAATCCGAGGGGGTGACGAACCGGTTTTTCCCGATAATGAGGTTACGGTCCCCATCGCCATCGGACGCCGCGCCGAAATCGGGCGCGTCCGGGCTCATCATCAGATCGTAAAGGTCCTTGGCATGGACGAGGTTGGGATCGGGGTGTCCCCCGCCGAAATCGGGGAGCGGGATGCCGTTGACCACAGTGCCCTGCGATGCGCCCAACCGGCCCTCGATGATCGCCTTTGCGTAGGGCCCGGTCACCGCGTGCATGGCATCGAACCGCATGGTGAAACCCGCCGCAAACATCGCCGCGATGGCGTCGAAATCGAAAAGGGTTTCCATGAGCGCCACATAGTCGGCCACCGGATCGATCACCTCGACGCTCATGCCCGAAACGTCGTGCACCCCGATCTGGCCAAGGTCGATATCGGCGGTATCGACACTCTTATACTGGGTGATTTCCATGGACCGCGCATAGACCGCATCGGTGATCTTTTCAGCCGCCGGCCCGCCATTGGACGCGTTGTACTTGATCCCGAAATCGCCGTCCGGCCCGCCCGGGTTGTGGCTGGCCGAAAGCACGATCCCGCCGAACGCCTTGTAATGGCGGATGATGTGGGACGCCGCCGGGGTCGATAAAATCCCCCCCTGCCCGACCATCACCTTGCCGAACCCGTTCGCCGCCGCCATGCGGATGACGATCTGGATGACGGTGTCGTTGAAATAGCGCCCGTCCCCCCCGATCACCAGCGTCTGGCCTTCCCGGCCCGGCAGGCTGTCGAACAGCGACTGGACGAAGTTCTCGACATAATTGGGCTGCTGGAAGTGGCTGACCCGCTTGCGCAGCCCCGAGGTCCCCGGCTTCTGGTCGGAAAAAGGCGTTGTGGAGACGGTCCTGATGCTCACTGGGCTTCCCCCAAGATCTTCTGATAGAGCGCGGCATATTTTCCGGCACTGTTGGTCCATGAAACGTCGGTCTTCATGCCCTTGCGCTGCATGCGGGCCCAGATGTCGGGCCGTTGGTAGAGCGCGACGGTGCGCGAAATCGCTTCGCCCAGCGCCGGCCCGTCGACCGGGGAGAATTGCACGCCGGTCGCAACCCCTGCTTCAACCGCCGCCTCATTGGCGTCGATTACCGTATCGGCCAGCCCGCCCACGCGGCTGACCAGAGGAATGGCGCCGTAGCGCAGGCCGTAGAGTTGGGTCAGCCCGCATGGCTCGAAACGCGAGGGCACAAGGATCACATCCGTGCCCCCCTGCATCAGATGGGACAGCGCCTCGTCATAACCCTTGACGAACCCCACCCGTCCCGGGTGGCGCGACGCCGCGTCAGACATCGCCGCTTCGAGCTGGACGTCGCCCGAGCCCAGCACCGCAAGAGAGCCGCCAAGCGAGACCAGCCAGTCGACATTTTCGGCAACGATATCGATGCCCTTTTGCCAGGTCAGGCGCGAAACCAGCCCGAACAGCGGCCCCGCCTCCGCCGTGATCCCGAAGCGCTCGGCCAGCGCCGCGCGGTTGGTGGCCCGGGCCTTGGTGTTGGCGGCGCCATAATGGGCGGGCAGTTCGGGGTCGGTCTGCGGATTCCAGGCTGTCGCATCGATCCCGTTGAGAATGCCGTAAAGATCGTGCCCGCGCTCATTGAGCAGCCCTTCCAGCCCCATGCCATATTCGGGCGTGCGGATTTCGCGCGCATAGGTGGGGCTGACGGTGGTGATGGCGTGGGCACAGCGCATGCCGCCCTTGAGGAACCCGACACCCCCGTAATATTCGACGCCAGACATGTCGAAAGCCTGCGCCGGCAGGCGCAGATGGGGAAAGATATCCGCCCCGAACTGCCCCTGGAAGGCGATATTGTGGATGGTGAGGATCACCTTGGTCCGGGTATCGCCACCGAACGCCACATAGGCCGCCGCCATGGCCGCCGTCCAGTCATGGGCGTGGATGATGGCGGGCCGGTAGCCTTCGACAAGCCCCCTCGCCAGCTCCGCCGCCACCCATGAGAGCGCGCCGAAACGCTGCCAGTTGTCGGGCCAGTCGGCGCCGGTCTGGTCGACATAGATGCCGCCCGGCCGGTCGAACAGATGTCCGGCATCGAGCACGATGAGGTCGAGCCCGGCCACCCGGGCCGCGATCAGTTCCGCCCGCCCGCCGAACAGGTCATCGAAAGTTGCAACGGTCCGTCCGCGCTTGATGGCCGCCTTGACCTGCGGATAGCCGGGCACCAGCGTGCGCATGGCGACGTCGTGATCGGCCAGCGCCGCCGGCAGCGCCCCGGCCACATCGGCCAGCCCCCCGGTCTTGACCAGCGGGTAGATTTCGGAGGTGACAGAGAGAACGTCCATCATTTCGAAGCAAGGTACCGGTTGATCATGGGCTGGGTGATGAGGGTGACGCCGCTCTCGGTGCGCCGGAACCATTTGGCATCGAATTCGGGGTCCTCCCCGACCACCAGCCCTTCGGGAATTTCCACCCGCGCATCGACAACCACCTTGCTGAGTCGCACGCCGCGCCCGATGGTGCATTGAGGCAGGACCACCGCCTCGTTGAGCTCGGAATAGGAATTGACCCGTGCGCCGGTCGCCAGCAGCGTGCGCCGCAACTGGGCACCCGAAACGATACAATCGCCCGAAACGAGCGAGGAAATCGCCTGTCCGCGCCGTCCGTCGATATCGTGGACGAACTTGGCGGGCGGCGTGATCTCCGCATGGGTCCAGATCGGCCATTCGCGGTCGTACAGATCGAGCTGGGGCGTGATGTCGGTGAGGTCGGTATTGGCTTCCCAATAGGCGTCGATCGTCCCCACATCCTTCCAGTAGGAAACCTGCTCGTGTTCCGAGCGCACGCAGGAGCGCGGAAACCTGTGCGCCCAGGCGGTGCCCTTTGCAACGATATGGGGAATGATGTCCTTGCCGAAATCGCGGCTCGACCCTTCGGCCGCCGCATCGCGGCGCAACTGGTCCATCAAAAATTTGGTCTCGAAGACGTAAATGCCCATCGAGGCCAGCGAGATGCCCGGCTTGTCGGGGATCGAGGGCGGGTCCTTGGGCTTTTCCATGAACTCGACGATCCGGTCGCGCCCGTCCACATGCATCACGCCGAACGCCGAAGCCTCGCTCGAGGGCACTTCGAGACAGCCCACGGTCACGTCGGCGCCGGTGTCCACATGCTGGCGCAGCATGATCTCGTAGTCCATCTTGTAAACGTGGTCGCCGGCCAGGATGACGATGTATTTGGTGTTGTAGTCGTCGATGATATCGATGTTCTGATAGACCGCATCGGCGGTCCCCGCATACCACATGTCCTCGGCCACCCGCTGGCTGGCCGGCAGGATGTCGAAGCTCTCGTTACGCTCGGTGCGCAGGAAGTTCCAGCCGCGCTGGAGATGCCGGATCAGGCTGTGCGCCTGATATTGGGTGGCCACCGAAATGCGGCGAATGCCCGAATTGATGGCATTGGACAGCGCAAAATCGATGATGCGCGACTTCCCCCCGAAATAGACCGCCGGCTTGGCCCGCCGGTCGGTCAATTCCATGAGCCGCGTGCCGCGCCCGCCCGCCAGGACATAGGCCATGGCGTCGCGGGCAAGCGGCGCCGGGTTCTTCTTGTCGACCATGATCCTCTCCTTTGTTGCGCCTCCGGCTGGTCCCTCTCCGGCGGCGATTATTGTTTTGCCTATTCCGGTTCAAATTGCAGGATGAGGGTCGACAGCGGCGGCAGAACGATTTCCGCAGTTGCCGGATAACCGAATTCATTGCCTTTGGTTGCGTTGACCACGCCCTGATTGCCGGTGTTGGAGCCGGCATACCAGCCGGCGTCGGTGTTGATGCGCTCGATCCACCGCCCCGCGGCCGGCATGGGCAGCCGGTATTTTTCGCGCGGAACCGGCGTCAGGTTCGTGATGACCACCACCGGCGCTGCATCGGGTGCCTTGCGCACCCAGGCCAAAACGGAATTGGCCTGATCGTTGGCGATGATCCATTCGAACCCCTCGGGTTCGCAATCCCGGCCGTGCAGCGCCGGGAGTTCGCGATATACGGTGTTGAGGTCCGACACCAGCCGCCGCACCCCCTCGTGGAACTGCGCGTCGAGCAGCCACCAGTCGAGCGCATGGGCCTCGTTCCATTCCTCGCGCTGGGCGAACTCCTGCCCCATGAACAGCAGTTTCTTGCCCGGATAGCCCCACATGAAGGCGTAATAGGCGCGAAGGTTCGCAAACTTCTGCCAGTCGTCGCCCGGCATTTTCGTGAGCAACGAACCCTTGCCATGGACCACCTCGTCATGGCTGAGCGGCAGGGTGAAATTCTCCGAGAACGCGTAGAGCAGCCCGAACGTCAGGTCGTGATGATGGAAGCGGCGATGGATCGGCTCACGCTGCATGTAGCGCAGCGTGTCGTTCATGAACCCCATGTTCCACTTGAACCCGAACCCCAGCCCTTTGGCATAGGTCGGCGCGGTCACGCCCGGCCAGCTCGTCGATTCCTCCGCCACCGTGAACGTGCCGGGGTGGTTGCCATAGGTCTCCGCATTGACGCGCTGGAGGAAGGCGATCGCCTCTATATTTTCGTTGCCGCCCTGGCTGTTGGGCACCCACTGGCCCGGCTGGCGCGAATAATCCAGGTAGAGCATGGACGCCACCGCATCGACCCGCAGCCCGTCGATGTGGAATTTTTCCAGCCAGTAGAGCGCATTGTTGGTCAGAAAGCTCGAGACTTCCTTGCGCCCGAAATTGTAGATCGCCGTGTTCCAGTCCGGGTGGTAGCCCTGACGCGGATCGGCGTGTTCGTAAAGCGCGGTGCCGTCGAACTTGGCCAGTCCGTGCTCGTCGGTCGGGAAATGGGCGGGCACCCAATCGAGGATGATCCCCAGCCCCGCATTGTGGGCCGCATCGACGAACCGGGCGAACCCGGCCGGATCGCCGAACCGGGCCGTCGGCGCATACAGCCCGGTGGGCTGATAGCCCCAGCTCGGATCGTAGGGATGCTCGGAGATCGGCAGCAATTCGATATGGGTGAACCCCATGTCCGCCGCATAGGGCACAAGCTGGTCGGCAAGCTGGTCATAGCTCAAGAAGCCGCCATCGGGCCGTTTGCGCCACGAACCGAGATGGACCTCATAAACGCTCATCGGCTCGCGCCGGTAGTCGCGCGACTTACGCGCTTCCATATAGGCGTTATCGGTCCAGGCGAACGGCGTCGGATCGGCCACCACCGAGGCGGTCTTTGGCCGCATCTCCGTTTGCTGAGCGTAGGGGTCTGCCTTGAGCGGCAGCAGGTTCCCCGCTTTGCCGAGGATCTCGTATTTGTACTGGGCGCCGGGCAGGACGCCGGGCAGGAAGATTTCCCAGATGCCGATTTCGTTGCGCCGCCGCATCGGATGGCGCCGACCGTCCCAGTCGTTGAACGAGCCCACCACCGAAACCCGCTGCGCGTTCGGTGCCCAGACGGCGAAATGGGTGCCTTCAACGCCCTCGAATGTCATGAAATGGGCGCCCATCTTGTCGAACAGACGCAGATGGGACCCCTCGCCGATGTAATAATCGTCCATCGGGCCGAGCACCGGACCGAAGGAATAGGGATCGATCACATCCCACTCTCCCCCCTCATTGCCGGCGTGGTAGAGTACGGGCTGAAAACGGTCCATGGCCACACGGCCTTCGAAAAATCCCGCATCGTCCCTTTTTTCCAGCTTTCCCAAGGCCTTGCCGTCGAGCGTGCGCGCCTCGATCCATTGGGCGTGGGGCACGAGTGCACGGAGTGTCCATTGGCCGTCACTCTCGTGCAGGCCCAGAATGGAGAACGGGTCGTCGTGCTGGCCGCTCACCACGCGAGCGATCTGTTTGGGATCGGCCTGCCAACCGGACTGCTTTTTTGCCAAGTGTTCTACTCCCCCTCTGACGTCAGCGCGTCAGTGTCTTGTTATGAACCCGCCAGGGACCCCTCAGTTCCGGCGTCCCGCAGTCAAATCGTCAAATGTGCGGCGCTCCCCAGATATCGTCGGCGTATTCGCGGATCGTGCGATCCGAGGAAAACCAGGCCATTCGGGCCGTATTGCGGATGGCCATGGCGTTCCAGACCGTGCGGTCGCTCCAGAGCGTATCGACCTTGCGCTGCGCGGCGCAATAGGCATCGAAATCGCGTGCCACCATGAACCAGTCATGGTCGTAAAGCCCGTCCATCAGGGAGCGATAACGCGCCCGGTCGTCCGGAGAGAACACACCCGACCCGATCGCTTCGATAACTTCGCGCAGCGTCGGACTGGCTTCGATCATTTCGCGCGGGGCGCGGTTCTGGGCGCGAACGTCATCGACCTCGTCGGCGGTCATTCCGAAAATCACAATGTTTTCAGGGCCTAACCGCTCGCGCATCTCGACATTGGCCCCGTCCATCGTGCCGATGGTCAACGCCCCGTTGAGCGCGAACTTCATGTTCCCGGTCCCCGACGCTTCCATGCCGGCGGTGGAGATCTGTTCGGACAGATCGGCCGCCGGGATGATGGTTTCGGCCAGCGACACATTGTAATTGGGAAGGAACACCACCTTCAGAAGCCCGCGCACCGCCGGGTCGTTGTTGATGACCTTGGCGACGTCGTTGATGAGCTTGATGATGAGCTTGGCGTTCCAGTAGCTCGGCGCCGCCTTGCCCGCGAACACCTTGACCCGCGGCACCCAGCGCTTTTCGGGATGGGCGCGGATCATGTTGTACTGAGCCACCGCTTCCATGATGTTGAGCAATTGCCGCTTGTATTCGTGAATGCGCTTGATCTGGATGTCGAACAGCGCATCGGGTGAGACCGAAATTCCCGCCCGCTCCTTGATCAGCGCCGCCAGACGCTCCTTGTTGCCGCGCTTGACACCTGCGAACTGGTCCTGGAGCGATTTGTCCTCGGCGTGAGCGTCGAGCTTGATAAGCTGTTCGATATCGTCCCGGAAATCGGGGCCGATGCGCTCGGAAATCAGCCTTGTCAGCGCCGGATTGCACTGCATCAGCCAGCGGCGCGGGGTGACGCCATTGGTCTTGTTGTTGATGCGGTCGGGGTAGAGCTTGTGCAGATCGGCAAACACCGTCTGTTTCATCAATTCGGTATGCAGCGCGGAAACGCCGTTGATCGAATGCGACCCCACGAACGCCAACTGCCCCATGCGCAACCGGCGCCCGCCATTCTCGTCGATCAGGGAAATCGCCGCGATCCGGGAATCCTCGAGCCCCTTTTCACGCGCTTCCTCGAGCACCATGGCGTTGATGGCATAAGCAATCTGCATCTGGCGCGGCAACAGCCGCTCGAGCAGCGCCACCGGCCATGTTTCCAGCGCCTCGGGCAACAGGGTGTGGTTGGTGTAGGAGAAAATGCCCTTGGTCAGTTTCCACGCCTCGTTCCAGGCCAGCCCCTGCACATCCATCAGGATACGCATCATCTCGGCAATGGAGATTGCCGGATGGGTGTCGTTGAGTTGGATGGCCACCTTGTCGGGCAGAGACCCCAGATCGCCATATTGCTGGAGATGACGGCGCACGATGTCCTGCAGCGAGGCCGAGGAGAAGAAGAATTCCTGCCGCAGCCGAAGTTCCTGGCCGGCGGGTGTGGAGTCGGCGGGATAGAGCACGCGGGTGATCGAAACCGCCTTGGCGCTCTCCTCGAGCGCCCCGATATGATCGCCCGAATTGAACCGGTCGAGCAACAGCGGGTCGATCGGCTGGGCGCTCCAGAGGCGCAGCGTGTTGACGCGCGCCCCGCGCCAGCCAACCACCGGCGTATCGAAGGCCACGGCATTGAGATGCTCGGCCGGATGCCAGACCTGCCGCACGCTGCCATCGGGCTGTGTCACCGGCTCGACCGAACCGCCGAACCCGATCTCGTAAGCGCTTTCGCGCCGCTCGAACTCCCAGGGATTGCCGTGCGCCAGCCAGTCCTCGGGCAGTTCCACCTGCCAGCCATCGCTCATTTCCTGCCGGAAAAGCCCATGGACATAGCGGATGCCGTAACCGTATGCGGGCACCTTTATGCTCGACATGGATTCAAGGAAACACGCGGCAAGACGGCCAAGTCCGCCATTGCCGAGCGCGGCATCGGGCTCGCGCTCGATCAACTCGTCAAGGTCCACGTTGAAGGACCCAAGCGCCTCGCGCACCTGTTCCATCATGCCCAGATTGGACACGGCATCGCGCATCAGGCGGCCGATCAGAAATTCAAGGCTGAGATAATAGACGCGCTTCTGGGAGGTCCGCCACGTATCGCGCGTCGATTCCATCCATTGGTCGATGATCCGGTCGCGAATGGTCAGGATGGTCGCGGTCAGCCAATCGGTGCGGCGCGCGACGATGGGATCCTTGCCAACGGCATAGGTCAGCTTTTCGAGGATTTCGTTGCGAAGCGTTTCAGCATCGTTAGCCCGGGGCTGAGGTGTGGGAGCATCGTAAACGATCGGCTTTTGCGGCATGTCGCAACCCATGGTTCATGTCTGTTCCTCCCCTCAGAGAATTTGAGTGTTGCACGAGTTCCGGCCGCGTTCCAGCACCTTTAGCGTCATGGCGCTCATGCGCTTCCAACATGGTTGAACAAAAAATGCAGCGACAACGGAACCGGCGGGCCACGGGCGCGTTTTAGGGACAGCCGATGGAGGCGCCCCTACCTTCATCGTGCCAAGCCCTGACCCTAAAGAGGATTGCTGCCCGGCGATCCTCTTTTTTTATGCGAGACCGGAACCAATTTCAGCAACCGGCGTTCACAGGTAACGCGGATGCGTTTCCCCCAAGCGCTTTCGCTATCAGAAAGGCCGGGAGTCCCAAAAGGCTCCCGGTCTTTCCTCGTTGCGGGACCGGATTTCCCTAACGTTGGGATCA carries:
- the glgB gene encoding 1,4-alpha-glucan branching protein GlgB, which produces MAKKQSGWQADPKQIARVVSGQHDDPFSILGLHESDGQWTLRALVPHAQWIEARTLDGKALGKLEKRDDAGFFEGRVAMDRFQPVLYHAGNEGGEWDVIDPYSFGPVLGPMDDYYIGEGSHLRLFDKMGAHFMTFEGVEGTHFAVWAPNAQRVSVVGSFNDWDGRRHPMRRRNEIGIWEIFLPGVLPGAQYKYEILGKAGNLLPLKADPYAQQTEMRPKTASVVADPTPFAWTDNAYMEARKSRDYRREPMSVYEVHLGSWRKRPDGGFLSYDQLADQLVPYAADMGFTHIELLPISEHPYDPSWGYQPTGLYAPTARFGDPAGFARFVDAAHNAGLGIILDWVPAHFPTDEHGLAKFDGTALYEHADPRQGYHPDWNTAIYNFGRKEVSSFLTNNALYWLEKFHIDGLRVDAVASMLYLDYSRQPGQWVPNSQGGNENIEAIAFLQRVNAETYGNHPGTFTVAEESTSWPGVTAPTYAKGLGFGFKWNMGFMNDTLRYMQREPIHRRFHHHDLTFGLLYAFSENFTLPLSHDEVVHGKGSLLTKMPGDDWQKFANLRAYYAFMWGYPGKKLLFMGQEFAQREEWNEAHALDWWLLDAQFHEGVRRLVSDLNTVYRELPALHGRDCEPEGFEWIIANDQANSVLAWVRKAPDAAPVVVITNLTPVPREKYRLPMPAAGRWIERINTDAGWYAGSNTGNQGVVNATKGNEFGYPATAEIVLPPLSTLILQFEPE
- the glgC gene encoding glucose-1-phosphate adenylyltransferase; protein product: MVDKKNPAPLARDAMAYVLAGGRGTRLMELTDRRAKPAVYFGGKSRIIDFALSNAINSGIRRISVATQYQAHSLIRHLQRGWNFLRTERNESFDILPASQRVAEDMWYAGTADAVYQNIDIIDDYNTKYIVILAGDHVYKMDYEIMLRQHVDTGADVTVGCLEVPSSEASAFGVMHVDGRDRIVEFMEKPKDPPSIPDKPGISLASMGIYVFETKFLMDQLRRDAAAEGSSRDFGKDIIPHIVAKGTAWAHRFPRSCVRSEHEQVSYWKDVGTIDAYWEANTDLTDITPQLDLYDREWPIWTHAEITPPAKFVHDIDGRRGQAISSLVSGDCIVSGAQLRRTLLATGARVNSYSELNEAVVLPQCTIGRGVRLSKVVVDARVEIPEGLVVGEDPEFDAKWFRRTESGVTLITQPMINRYLASK
- the glgA gene encoding glycogen synthase GlgA, producing the protein MDVLSVTSEIYPLVKTGGLADVAGALPAALADHDVAMRTLVPGYPQVKAAIKRGRTVATFDDLFGGRAELIAARVAGLDLIVLDAGHLFDRPGGIYVDQTGADWPDNWQRFGALSWVAAELARGLVEGYRPAIIHAHDWTAAMAAAYVAFGGDTRTKVILTIHNIAFQGQFGADIFPHLRLPAQAFDMSGVEYYGGVGFLKGGMRCAHAITTVSPTYAREIRTPEYGMGLEGLLNERGHDLYGILNGIDATAWNPQTDPELPAHYGAANTKARATNRAALAERFGITAEAGPLFGLVSRLTWQKGIDIVAENVDWLVSLGGSLAVLGSGDVQLEAAMSDAASRHPGRVGFVKGYDEALSHLMQGGTDVILVPSRFEPCGLTQLYGLRYGAIPLVSRVGGLADTVIDANEAAVEAGVATGVQFSPVDGPALGEAISRTVALYQRPDIWARMQRKGMKTDVSWTNSAGKYAALYQKILGEAQ